Proteins encoded in a region of the Scyliorhinus torazame isolate Kashiwa2021f chromosome 1, sScyTor2.1, whole genome shotgun sequence genome:
- the vps29 gene encoding vacuolar protein sorting-associated protein 29 isoform X1, producing the protein MNVVREHLKFTSKLVLVLGDLHIPHRCNTLPAKFKKLLVPGKIQHILCTGNLCTKESYDYLKTLAGDVHIVRGDFDENLNYPEQKVVTVGQFKIGLIHGHQVIPWGDMASLALLQRQLDVDILISGHTHKFEAFEQESKFYINPGSATGACNALEGNIIPSFVLMDIQASTVVTYVYQLISDDVKVERIEYKKS; encoded by the exons ATGAACGTTGTTCGTGAACATTTAAAGTTTACAAGCAAG TTGGTGCTGGTATTGGGAGACCTTCACATTCCTCACCGCTGTAATACATTGCCAGCCAAATTCAAGAAGCTGTTGGTACCTGGTAAAATCCAGCACATCTTGTGTACAGGAAATCTTTGCACTAAAGAAAGTTATGATTACCTTAAAACACTGGCTGGAGATGTCCACATTGTCAGAGGAGATTTTGATGAG AACCTGAATTATCCAGAACAGAAGGTGGTAACAGTGGGTCAATTTAAAATTGGTTTGATCCATGGTCACCAGGTAATTCCCTGGGGTGATATGGCCAGCTTGGCTCTACTGCAACGACAACTGGATGTAGATATCCTAATTTCTGGTCACACGCACAAGTTTGAAGCCTTTGAGCAGGAGAGCAAGTTCTATATTAACCCAGGCTCTGCCACAGGTGCATGCAATGCACTGGAAGG TAATATCATCCCTTCATTCGTATTGATGGACATTCAAGCATCCACAGTAGTCACTTATGTTTATCAGCTGATTTCTGATGATGTAAAAGTAGAACGAATTGAATACAAAAAATCCTAA
- the vps29 gene encoding vacuolar protein sorting-associated protein 29 isoform X2, translated as MLVLVLGDLHIPHRCNTLPAKFKKLLVPGKIQHILCTGNLCTKESYDYLKTLAGDVHIVRGDFDENLNYPEQKVVTVGQFKIGLIHGHQVIPWGDMASLALLQRQLDVDILISGHTHKFEAFEQESKFYINPGSATGACNALEGNIIPSFVLMDIQASTVVTYVYQLISDDVKVERIEYKKS; from the exons ATG TTGGTGCTGGTATTGGGAGACCTTCACATTCCTCACCGCTGTAATACATTGCCAGCCAAATTCAAGAAGCTGTTGGTACCTGGTAAAATCCAGCACATCTTGTGTACAGGAAATCTTTGCACTAAAGAAAGTTATGATTACCTTAAAACACTGGCTGGAGATGTCCACATTGTCAGAGGAGATTTTGATGAG AACCTGAATTATCCAGAACAGAAGGTGGTAACAGTGGGTCAATTTAAAATTGGTTTGATCCATGGTCACCAGGTAATTCCCTGGGGTGATATGGCCAGCTTGGCTCTACTGCAACGACAACTGGATGTAGATATCCTAATTTCTGGTCACACGCACAAGTTTGAAGCCTTTGAGCAGGAGAGCAAGTTCTATATTAACCCAGGCTCTGCCACAGGTGCATGCAATGCACTGGAAGG TAATATCATCCCTTCATTCGTATTGATGGACATTCAAGCATCCACAGTAGTCACTTATGTTTATCAGCTGATTTCTGATGATGTAAAAGTAGAACGAATTGAATACAAAAAATCCTAA